A window of the Polypterus senegalus isolate Bchr_013 chromosome 4, ASM1683550v1, whole genome shotgun sequence genome harbors these coding sequences:
- the LOC120528708 gene encoding uncharacterized protein LOC120528708 → MPDYLAQQIRRRPFRDMKGLLEVVERQLAVNQLGGSEKPARGARQGWAAIPKPPRRSVTTEPPVKTQNWVLTPPRCFKRGEMGHILPTCPLNAEPMDCSYARGERGLRNSYWLRCCPSPPFRLYWDKTKNKWGKTITTPIHKQGLIIDGQGTLQTAPTPCSSATIDVVGGPGGRPLATDPDPEVQPDEVPGLAGTAPDHAPDVLAGIYFQFRSTPASFKREQLNDDFLRFAWNAIVSIDDLASLDSTPPGPCFVLENDLLYRVAEHEGEVRKLLLVPRTYRREVCELAHAHLLDAHLRAEKTLEQIKLQFYWPGINEELRRFCQSCPVCQLRQISQRDQAPLVPIPLIDVPFERIGVDLVGPIEPLVPGHKYILVMVDYATPYPKAVPLRAANTKNIAQELVGLFSRVGIPEEVLTDQGTPFTSDTFKEVAKLLHIKHLKTSFYHPQMDGLVERFNQTLKQMLHKVVSVDGRNWDQLLPLVLFAYREVPQASSGFSPFELLYGLQPRGILDLLKEGWEGESLPSTNLLEYMTQLRGRLHKIWLILKEHMSQAQTEQARNSNRNSSLREFQLGDRVLMLVPTSHSKLLAHWQGPYEVKER, encoded by the exons ATGCCGGATTACCTCGCTCAGCAAATACGGAGACGTCCCTTTCGGGATATGAAAGGACTCCTTGAGGTTGTAGAGCGACAACTGGCGGTGAACCAACTTGGGGGGTCTGAGAAGCCTGCCCGTGGGGCCCGACAGGGATGGGCTGCCATCCCGAAGCCCCCCCGCCGTAGTGTCACTACTGAGCCACCAGTGAAGACACAAAACTGGGTGCTCACCCCACCGCGCTGTTTCAAGCGTGGCGAGATGGGACACATCCTTCCCACCTGTCCCCTCAACGCAGAACCTATGGACTGCAGCTACGCAAGAggagagag GGGACTCCGAAACAGCTATTGGTTGCGGTGTTGCCCTAGCCCCCCTTTCCGGTTATATTGGGACAAGACCAAAAATAAATGGGGTAAAACTATCACCACTCCTATACATAAGCAGGGTCTGATTATAGACGGTCAGGGGACCCTCCAAACTGCTCCAACGCCATGCTCATCGGCAACCATTGATGTAGTAGGCGGCCCGGGAGGACGCCCTTTGGCAACAGACCCCGACCCGGAAGTACAGCCAGATGAAGTTCCGGGGTTGGCGGGCACTGCTCCGGACCATGCACCTGATGTATTAGCTGGCATATACTTTCAATTTCGCAGTACGCCGgcatcatttaaaagggagcagttgAATGACGATTTCCTGAGGTTTGCCTGGAATGCTATTGTATCCATAGATGACCTAGCATCGCTAGATTCCACACCACCGGGACCCTGCTTTGTCCTAGAAAATGACTTGTTGTACCGAGTTGCGGAACACGAAGGTGAGGTACGGAAGTTGCTGTTAGTGCCGCGTACCTACCGGCGGGAAGTCTGCGAACTAGCGCATGCCCACCTCTTAGACGCCCACCTCAGAGCCGAAAAGACACTGGAGCAGATAAAACTCCagttttattggcccgggatcaacgaggagctCCGCCGTTTCTGTCAGTCTTGCCCAGTCTGTCAATTACGCCAGATTTCCCAGAGGGACCAAGCTCCTCTAGTCCCaattccccttattgacgttccctttgagaGAATCGgagtcgatctcgtaggacccaTAGAACCTTTGGTCCctggccataaatacatattggtcatggtggattatgcaaCGCCGTACCCAAAAGCAGTTCCCCTGCGAGctgctaacacaaaaaatatcgcacaggAATTGGTAGGGCTATTTTCCCGAGTGGGCATACCCgaagaagtccttacggaccagggtacgccctttacttcggatacgttcaaggaggtggccaagttACTCCATATTAAGCATCTCAAAACGTCCTTTTATCACCCACAGATGGACGGGCTGGTCGAAAGGTTTAACCAGAcccttaagcagatgctccacaAGGTAGTCAGCGTGGacgggaggaattgggaccaactacTGCCTTTAGTCCTTTTTGCTTATCGGGAGGTGCCACAAGCCTCCTCAGGGTTTTCCCCGTTTGAACTTCTCTATGGACTCCAACCCCGGGGTATTTTGGATTTACTAAAGGAAGGCTGGGAAGGGGAGTCACTTCCCTCTACAAACCTGTTGGAGTATATGACGCAATTACGCGGTCGATTACACAAAATCTGGCTTATACTAAAAGAGCACATGTCTCAGGCTCAAACAGAGCAGGCCCGGAATTCTAACCGGAATTCCTCCCTGCGCGAATTTCAGCTGGGAGATCGCGTACTGATGCTCGTGCCCACCTCCCACTCAAAACTGCTAGCCCATTGGCAGGGCccgtacgaggttaaggaaagataG